DNA from Coriobacteriaceae bacterium:
TATGCCTCATGGCGTTAATTTCATCGAAATGTTTACGAAATGATAATTATGACTTTCTATGCATAATGATTTTTCTGGGACGGGGATTAAAAAAGGCTCTGTTAGACCAGGATTGACATATATGTGTCCTCACGGTGCCATATCGTTGACCCCATAGACCGCGATGATGGGGGCAGCATGAACGCCGAAGACCTGGTCCTCAACTTCAAGAAGGGCATGGCGAACCTCAGCAAGACCGAGCGCCGCCGCGCTATCGAGTCCGTCAGGGACGTGATCCGCGCGGCGGCGTTCGACGACGCGGCCGGCTCCGCCTGCGAAATCGAGCGCTGCCCGCGCTGCGGGTCCGCCGCGGTCGTGAAGAAGGGCAAATCGAAGAACGGCGAGCAGCGCTACCTCTGCCGGGGCTGCGGCAGGACCTTCGGCATGGGCAGCGAGCGCATCCTGGGGACGAGCAGGCTCCCGAAGGAGACCTGGATGGCCTACGCCGAGTGCTTCGCGCTCATGCTGCCCCTGCGCGAATGCGCGAGGCGCTGCCGCGTCTGCCTCAAGACCGCCTACACCATGCGCCACAGGCTGATCGAGTGCCTCTCGGCCTACTCCCCCTCGTTCAGGGTCGAGCGGGGCTGCGGCTGCGAGCTCGACGAGACCTACTTCCCCGAGTCGTTCAAGGGCAACCACGCGAAGGGGTCGTTCACGATGCCGCGCCCCTCCCGGCACCGCGGCAAGCAGGTGCACAGACGCGGGCTGTCGCGCGAGCGGATCTGCGTCATGACCGGAGTGAACGACTCGAACGAGACGTTCCTCGAGGTCACGGGGCGGGGCGCCCTTTCGAGGGAGCGCGCCATGGACGCGCTGAGGGGCCGCATCGCGGCCGGCTCG
Protein-coding regions in this window:
- a CDS encoding IS1595 family transposase, whose product is MNAEDLVLNFKKGMANLSKTERRRAIESVRDVIRAAAFDDAAGSACEIERCPRCGSAAVVKKGKSKNGEQRYLCRGCGRTFGMGSERILGTSRLPKETWMAYAECFALMLPLRECARRCRVCLKTAYTMRHRLIECLSAYSPSFRVERGCGCELDETYFPESFKGNHAKGSFTMPRPSRHRGKQVHRRGLSRERICVMTGVNDSNETFLEVTGRGALSRERAMDALRGRIAAGSVVATDRAAAYVGVLAELEVAAHAAYDPKDRSGGTINRVNTVHSLLGAFMEPFKGVSTKHLDAYLAWFRWCRTFMATDSGAAGRTVARQLAHGVCRSRVRDMFNVEPPYMDYWAAPAA